The following coding sequences lie in one Mucilaginibacter sp. KACC 22773 genomic window:
- a CDS encoding SUMF1/EgtB/PvdO family nonheme iron enzyme, with amino-acid sequence MKILFTKTALALAAVCAMVSSCSKPSVSQKTGLVYNNKNNGGYERYRQTHPAPGPGLVPIEGGTFVMGGSADQDVTYDYNNVRRRVTVPSFYMDETEVANQDWLDYLHWLSITFPQDRELYYNALPDTLVWRKPLSYNDPYVDNYLRHPAFQDYPVVGVSWDQAQDYCAWRTDRTNENILRETGRMVTWKDQNAKGKNGGATAATGASQPFNTDIYLNGQMKGAGIDGKKMMPNLSPNAAAGTGKNAKPVRPVRMEDGILKQAYRLPSEAEWEYAALALAGNTQFENIDDGKMYSWNGMGVRSAKSKTRGLILANFKRGAGDNMGVGGYLNDKADITAPVRTYPPNDFGLYQMSGNVNEWVQDTYRQTSFEEFEDFNPFRGNQYTNKRLVDPSKGLYAKDKYGKPIKDPAKSNKKMKYADYLALQQGQDPNTVNSAPAQGTPANGAPATPGAQPNAAAPNATVSSLVKDSGKKYNPDFRGEKDTVNTALYGNTTLVNDHSKVYKGGSWNDLAYWMNPATRRFMDEEESSAEVGFRCAMTLVGAPEVYPNGKPHYPVKKAKPFKAK; translated from the coding sequence ATGAAAATACTTTTTACTAAAACTGCTTTAGCCCTTGCGGCTGTATGTGCAATGGTAAGCAGCTGTAGTAAACCATCGGTATCGCAAAAAACCGGTTTAGTTTATAATAACAAAAATAATGGTGGCTATGAGCGTTACAGGCAAACACATCCCGCGCCAGGCCCGGGCCTGGTACCTATTGAAGGTGGTACCTTTGTAATGGGTGGCAGCGCCGATCAGGACGTTACTTATGATTATAACAATGTACGCCGCAGAGTAACTGTACCGTCATTCTATATGGACGAAACAGAAGTTGCCAACCAGGATTGGCTTGACTACCTGCATTGGTTAAGCATTACTTTCCCTCAAGACCGTGAATTGTATTACAATGCCTTACCAGATACATTGGTTTGGCGTAAACCATTATCATATAACGATCCTTACGTTGATAACTACCTGCGCCATCCCGCGTTTCAGGATTACCCGGTGGTAGGTGTTAGCTGGGACCAGGCACAAGATTATTGTGCATGGCGTACCGACCGTACCAACGAAAACATTTTGCGTGAAACCGGGCGTATGGTAACTTGGAAAGATCAAAACGCAAAAGGCAAAAACGGCGGCGCTACAGCAGCGACGGGAGCATCGCAGCCTTTTAATACCGATATATACCTGAATGGCCAAATGAAAGGTGCCGGAATAGACGGTAAAAAAATGATGCCTAACTTAAGCCCTAACGCTGCCGCAGGTACTGGCAAAAATGCTAAACCAGTAAGGCCCGTGCGTATGGAAGATGGTATATTGAAACAGGCTTATCGTTTACCATCAGAAGCCGAGTGGGAGTACGCGGCTTTGGCACTGGCAGGCAACACCCAATTTGAAAATATTGATGATGGTAAAATGTACTCATGGAATGGCATGGGGGTTCGTTCGGCAAAGAGCAAAACCCGTGGCTTAATTTTAGCCAACTTTAAAAGGGGTGCCGGCGACAACATGGGTGTGGGTGGTTATTTGAATGATAAAGCCGATATAACCGCACCTGTGCGTACCTATCCTCCAAATGATTTTGGTCTTTACCAAATGTCGGGCAACGTAAACGAGTGGGTGCAGGACACCTACCGCCAAACATCTTTTGAGGAATTTGAAGATTTTAACCCTTTCCGCGGTAACCAATATACCAACAAACGCCTGGTCGACCCATCTAAAGGCTTATACGCCAAAGATAAATATGGCAAGCCTATTAAAGATCCTGCCAAATCAAACAAAAAAATGAAGTATGCCGATTACCTGGCATTACAACAAGGCCAGGACCCGAATACTGTTAACAGTGCACCGGCACAGGGTACACCTGCCAACGGCGCGCCGGCAACTCCGGGGGCACAGCCAAATGCGGCAGCTCCTAATGCTACTGTTAGCTCATTGGTTAAAGATTCCGGCAAAAAATACAATCCTGATTTCAGGGGCGAAAAGGATACGGTAAATACAGCCTTATACGGTAACACAACATTGGTAAACGATCATTCGAAAGTTTATAAAGGTGGCTCATGGAATGACCTTGCCTATTGGATGAACCCGGCAACCCGCCGCTTTATGGACGAGGAAGAATCAAGTGCCGAGGTCGGTTTCCGCTGCGCAATGACCTTAGTAGGAGCCCCGGAAGTTTATCCTAACGGCAAGCCACACTACCCGGTTAAAAAAGCAAAGCCATTTAAGGCTAAATAA
- a CDS encoding RagB/SusD family nutrient uptake outer membrane protein — MKKIKYSIIALSTLAMLYNSGCQKQLDIKPQNSVEADQALKTSKDVEGVLIGAYTAAGLRGLYGGRLQATTDFLADDGDFSYFGTFSDYTELNDKKITINNFFVEGAWDSGYNTIGVCNTVLANLNLVISTDKAGVEGEARFLRGMTYFDLARAFGRAWNDGSPTTNLAVPLVLTPTTTIAGIQKVKRNTVAEIYAQAIADLKIAEANLPNKSTYASSAAASAVLARIYLTQENYAQAEVEASKIIDGGAYSLIEHFADEFQHPDQATRVFNTAEDIFAIQISNQSGFNALNEVYASSDYAGRGETYINQQHFDRYEAGDDRANEFTDDPFTTKFNNAFGNVVTIRLAEIYLIRAEARIKKAVPDLVGAAADINKVRNRAGLANTAAVSATALFNAVKQERRVELPFEGFRLGDLKRYKETTRSVDGDGNTVETFDWDSPKLVFPIPKREIDANSNLVQNPGY; from the coding sequence ATGAAAAAAATAAAATATTCAATTATAGCATTGAGTACATTAGCAATGCTGTATAACTCTGGCTGTCAAAAGCAGTTAGATATTAAACCGCAAAATTCAGTCGAAGCTGACCAGGCTCTCAAAACATCAAAAGATGTGGAAGGGGTGCTTATCGGAGCATATACCGCAGCCGGTTTAAGAGGGCTATATGGCGGGCGGTTGCAAGCAACTACTGATTTTTTGGCCGATGACGGAGATTTCTCTTATTTCGGGACATTTTCTGACTACACCGAACTCAACGATAAAAAGATTACGATTAACAACTTTTTTGTTGAAGGGGCATGGGACAGTGGTTACAACACCATTGGAGTATGTAATACAGTTTTAGCCAATCTAAACCTGGTTATTTCAACAGATAAAGCAGGTGTTGAAGGAGAAGCCAGGTTTTTACGCGGGATGACTTATTTTGATTTGGCCCGGGCTTTCGGCAGAGCGTGGAATGATGGCAGTCCGACAACTAACCTTGCTGTGCCTCTTGTTTTAACACCAACCACGACTATAGCCGGCATTCAAAAAGTAAAAAGAAATACAGTTGCCGAAATATATGCACAGGCCATTGCAGATTTGAAGATTGCTGAAGCTAATCTCCCAAATAAATCAACTTATGCAAGCTCGGCGGCTGCTTCGGCTGTTTTGGCACGTATTTACCTCACCCAGGAAAATTATGCCCAGGCAGAGGTTGAGGCATCTAAAATAATAGATGGGGGTGCGTACAGCCTCATTGAACACTTTGCCGACGAGTTTCAACATCCGGATCAGGCTACACGCGTATTTAATACCGCCGAGGATATTTTTGCTATTCAAATCTCAAATCAATCGGGTTTTAATGCATTGAATGAGGTTTACGCAAGTTCTGATTACGCTGGCCGTGGCGAAACTTATATCAATCAACAACACTTTGACCGGTACGAAGCAGGCGACGACAGGGCCAATGAGTTTACCGATGATCCCTTCACAACCAAGTTTAATAACGCATTCGGTAACGTTGTAACTATTCGTCTGGCCGAGATTTATCTTATCCGCGCCGAAGCCAGGATCAAGAAAGCCGTTCCCGATCTTGTTGGTGCAGCTGCTGATATAAATAAGGTTAGAAACAGGGCCGGTTTAGCTAATACTGCAGCTGTAAGTGCTACTGCTTTGTTTAATGCTGTGAAGCAGGAGCGCCGGGTCGAGCTTCCTTTTGAGGGCTTTAGGTTAGGCGATTTGAAACGTTACAAAGAAACTACCCGATCGGTAGATGGTGACGGTAACACTGTAGAGACATTCGATTGGGACTCTCCGAAATTGGTATTCCCTATACCAAAACGTGAAATAGATGCCAATTCTAATTTGGTACAAAACCCAGGTTATTAG
- a CDS encoding SusC/RagA family TonB-linked outer membrane protein, which yields MKKNLLTILLLFSCISFVFAQNRIITGKVTDQKDGSPLPGVSVTVKGAASIGVQTDVSGAYKLSVPATAKVLVFRFIGYTPVEIAISGIAVNASLAVDAKQLNEVVVVGYGTQSRASLTGSVSKIKGADIENIPVPSLESAIQGRTPGVYIQAQNGKLGQGIQVRIRGASSVSAGNQPLYVVDGLPITVDDFSSNGASTNPLVDLNQNDIESIDILKDASAAAIYGSRASNGVVLVTTKKGKAGDTKVTYNQYYGFSKPTREREFLNAEQYVTLLRLAGAAGGYSTTSVEARLKRYAAGSDNYKTYAVNTDWQKEITQHAPVQNYNLVLSGGTDKTKFYISGTYNNQKGFLIGNAINQYSLRTNVSNQANKWLEVGANLSVSRTKNYRLSNDDQFSTPEQIVALSPITPVIDPRTGLTSGALDPTTGTPNSNFPIYYNPLLNAQNAYFNTIDYRNLGNVYAQVKLLPSLSFRSEVGVDILNSSEDSYAGSLTSRNSGTPNGVGFNSSVTSVNFNTNNFLQFIKDFGKSNINAVGGMTYQRQQNDLNSISGDQFPSDAYKKLISSADITAGSSSSTAYSLLSYFARANYKFDEKYLLSVSGRIDGSSRFGANHRYGFFPAGSVGWVISQEGFMKQQQLVSDLKLRASYGITGNSEIGNFPSRGLFSEFGYAGVAGSRPTQLPNPDLKWETSATTDIGLDVGFFNGRLSGQFDVYLRKTKDLLLNVQVPATSGYTTITQNLGKLQNKGFEMQIDSKNIVGKEVTWSTSFNFSVNRNKITDLKGQVITGSGDGVNRAVEGQPLGVFYTVEFAGADPANGDALYYKNTDLGGGKRDRTTTNDYNAATPVVVGDPNPKFIAGLNNTVSYKGIDFSFLLQEVNGDKIYNGGGQYMSVGFNNGADNQTLDQLQSWKKPGDITMVPEARLFGGNGVSPSSRYLSDGSYLRLKNIVLGYNFPKSILEKIKLRSLRIYAQATNLATWTKYKGWDPELNSDAFSGNITQNYDFYAAPQAKTITFGINVGF from the coding sequence ATGAAGAAAAATCTACTAACAATTTTGTTGTTATTTTCCTGCATTTCATTCGTTTTTGCTCAAAACCGGATTATTACAGGTAAGGTAACAGATCAAAAGGATGGTTCGCCCTTACCTGGGGTAAGCGTGACCGTGAAAGGTGCCGCCAGTATTGGCGTTCAAACAGATGTAAGTGGAGCCTACAAACTTTCGGTACCTGCTACAGCCAAAGTTTTAGTCTTTAGATTTATCGGTTATACACCGGTAGAAATTGCAATAAGTGGTATTGCTGTTAATGCGAGCCTGGCCGTTGATGCCAAGCAGCTTAACGAAGTTGTGGTTGTTGGTTACGGTACTCAAAGCAGGGCATCGTTAACAGGCTCGGTTTCAAAAATTAAAGGCGCCGACATTGAAAATATTCCTGTACCAAGTTTAGAGTCGGCTATTCAGGGCCGTACACCGGGCGTATATATCCAGGCACAAAACGGTAAGCTGGGGCAAGGCATACAGGTGCGTATCCGTGGTGCTTCGTCTGTATCAGCAGGTAACCAGCCTTTATACGTGGTTGATGGTTTGCCTATCACTGTTGATGATTTTTCAAGCAATGGTGCGTCAACCAATCCGTTGGTCGATCTGAATCAAAATGATATCGAATCTATTGATATATTAAAAGATGCATCTGCTGCTGCTATTTACGGTTCAAGGGCGTCAAATGGTGTGGTTTTAGTTACAACCAAGAAAGGTAAGGCCGGCGATACCAAAGTAACCTACAACCAGTATTACGGCTTTAGCAAACCGACACGCGAGCGCGAGTTTTTAAATGCCGAACAGTATGTTACTTTATTAAGATTGGCTGGCGCTGCCGGAGGGTATTCAACAACTTCTGTTGAGGCGCGGTTAAAGAGGTATGCTGCCGGCAGTGACAATTATAAAACGTACGCTGTAAATACCGACTGGCAAAAAGAAATTACTCAACATGCCCCCGTGCAAAATTATAATCTTGTACTGTCAGGAGGTACCGATAAAACCAAGTTTTACATATCTGGCACCTATAATAATCAAAAAGGCTTCCTGATAGGCAATGCTATAAACCAGTACAGTTTGCGTACCAATGTTAGTAACCAGGCTAATAAATGGCTGGAAGTGGGTGCCAATTTAAGTGTATCGCGTACCAAAAATTATCGTTTATCAAATGATGATCAGTTTTCGACCCCCGAGCAAATTGTTGCATTAAGCCCGATCACGCCCGTTATCGATCCGCGTACAGGTTTAACAAGTGGCGCGCTTGATCCTACTACAGGTACACCAAACAGTAATTTTCCTATTTATTATAATCCATTATTAAATGCGCAAAACGCATATTTTAATACAATAGATTACAGGAATCTTGGAAACGTATATGCGCAGGTAAAGCTGCTCCCTTCTTTAAGTTTCCGGTCGGAAGTAGGTGTGGATATATTGAATTCAAGTGAAGATAGTTACGCAGGTAGTTTAACCTCCCGTAATTCAGGTACACCAAACGGGGTTGGCTTTAACTCGTCCGTTACATCGGTAAATTTTAACACCAATAACTTTTTACAGTTTATAAAAGACTTTGGTAAAAGTAATATCAACGCGGTAGGTGGTATGACCTATCAACGTCAACAAAACGATCTTAACTCTATCAGCGGTGACCAGTTTCCGAGTGACGCTTATAAAAAGCTAATCAGTTCCGCCGATATCACAGCCGGATCATCATCATCAACAGCGTACTCATTGCTTTCGTACTTTGCCAGGGCAAATTATAAGTTTGACGAAAAGTACCTGTTATCGGTAAGTGGCCGTATTGATGGCTCATCAAGGTTTGGGGCAAACCACCGTTATGGATTTTTCCCGGCAGGTTCTGTTGGCTGGGTTATTTCGCAGGAAGGTTTTATGAAACAGCAACAACTGGTTTCTGATTTAAAATTACGGGCGAGTTACGGTATAACAGGTAACTCAGAGATTGGAAACTTCCCGTCGCGCGGGTTATTTTCTGAATTTGGTTATGCGGGTGTTGCGGGATCAAGGCCTACCCAATTGCCAAACCCGGATTTGAAGTGGGAAACATCGGCTACAACAGATATTGGCTTAGATGTTGGGTTTTTTAACGGAAGGCTTTCCGGACAGTTTGACGTTTACTTGCGAAAAACTAAGGACCTTTTGTTAAACGTACAAGTGCCTGCAACCTCTGGTTATACAACAATTACTCAAAATTTAGGTAAGCTGCAAAACAAGGGTTTTGAAATGCAGATAGATTCTAAGAACATAGTGGGCAAAGAGGTTACCTGGTCAACCAGCTTTAACTTTTCAGTTAACCGTAATAAAATTACCGATTTGAAAGGCCAGGTTATTACCGGAAGTGGAGATGGCGTAAACCGTGCAGTTGAGGGACAACCATTGGGTGTTTTTTATACTGTTGAATTTGCGGGTGCCGATCCGGCCAATGGTGATGCACTTTATTATAAAAACACCGATTTGGGCGGTGGTAAGCGAGACCGTACAACAACCAATGATTATAATGCAGCAACTCCTGTTGTAGTTGGCGACCCTAACCCTAAATTTATTGCCGGCTTAAATAACACTGTTAGTTATAAAGGAATTGACTTTAGCTTCCTGTTGCAGGAAGTAAATGGCGATAAGATTTATAATGGTGGTGGGCAGTACATGTCGGTTGGTTTTAATAACGGTGCCGACAATCAAACTCTTGATCAGCTTCAATCATGGAAAAAGCCGGGCGATATTACAATGGTTCCTGAGGCCCGCTTATTTGGCGGCAATGGCGTATCGCCAAGTTCGAGGTACTTAAGTGATGGATCATACCTTCGTTTGAAAAATATTGTATTAGGTTATAATTTCCCCAAAAGTATACTTGAAAAAATTAAACTACGTAGTTTGAGGATTTACGCGCAAGCTACAAACTTAGCCACCTGGACCAAGTACAAAGGTTGGGACCCTGAGCTGAATTCGGACGCGTTTTCTGGCAATATTACCCAGAACTATGATTTTTATGCAGCGCCGCAGGCTAAAACAATAACATTTGGTATTAACGTGGGATTTTAA
- a CDS encoding acetyl-CoA carboxylase biotin carboxyl carrier protein subunit → MYKLKINEKYSFEAARNDGGLLINNKAITADIKHIGEGIYHVIEGNQSYNADVVSFNSVEKTAQIKINNNIYTITVKDQFDILLDKLGLSNLTGAQLSEIKAPMPGLVLKVFAVEGDKVKKGDNLLVLEAMKMENIIKCPADVTIKKIRIKSGDKVEKGQILIEF, encoded by the coding sequence ATGTATAAGCTAAAAATAAATGAGAAGTATAGCTTTGAGGCGGCGAGAAACGATGGCGGCCTGCTTATTAATAATAAGGCTATCACTGCCGATATTAAACATATCGGCGAAGGCATCTATCATGTTATAGAAGGCAACCAATCTTACAATGCCGACGTAGTATCTTTTAACAGCGTCGAAAAAACTGCCCAAATTAAGATAAACAACAATATCTATACAATTACGGTAAAAGATCAGTTTGATATTTTGCTGGATAAATTGGGACTAAGTAACTTAACCGGCGCCCAGTTAAGCGAAATAAAGGCCCCTATGCCGGGTCTTGTACTCAAAGTATTTGCTGTTGAAGGCGATAAAGTTAAAAAAGGGGATAACCTTTTGGTACTCGAAGCCATGAAGATGGAAAACATTATCAAATGCCCTGCCGATGTTACTATAAAAAAAATCAGGATAAAGAGCGGGGATAAAGTAGAAAAAGGGCAAATCCTGATCGAGTTTTAA
- a CDS encoding DUF4159 domain-containing protein produces MCGFCAPAYKMARLKYAGGGDWYGDRTALTNLAKFCNENLKTNFDTDDEVVEVGSASIFNYPFVFMTGHGNVIFSDQEARNLRKYLTGGGFLHIDDNYGLDKFIRPQMKKVFPELEFVELPLNHPIYHQKYSFPNGLPKIHEHDGTRAQGFGLIYKGRLVCFYDYECDLGNGWEDYGTYAGDTQETRIKALKMGANMVQYVFTQ; encoded by the coding sequence ATGTGTGGCTTTTGTGCACCAGCATACAAAATGGCGCGGCTTAAGTACGCCGGCGGGGGCGATTGGTATGGCGACCGAACTGCTTTAACTAACCTTGCAAAATTTTGTAATGAAAACCTGAAAACTAATTTTGATACCGATGATGAGGTGGTAGAAGTAGGCAGTGCATCTATATTCAATTATCCCTTTGTTTTTATGACTGGGCATGGTAACGTGATTTTTAGCGACCAGGAAGCCCGAAACCTGCGCAAATACCTCACCGGCGGTGGCTTTTTGCATATCGACGATAATTACGGATTGGATAAATTTATCCGCCCGCAAATGAAAAAGGTTTTCCCAGAACTTGAATTTGTTGAACTGCCACTTAATCATCCCATTTATCACCAAAAATACAGCTTCCCTAATGGCTTGCCCAAAATACATGAACATGATGGTACCCGCGCACAAGGTTTTGGACTGATATACAAAGGGCGATTAGTGTGCTTTTATGACTACGAGTGCGACCTTGGCAATGGCTGGGAAGATTATGGCACCTACGCGGGCGATACCCAGGAAACCCGTATTAAGGCGCTTAAAATGGGTGCCAATATGGTGCAGTATGTTTTTACACAATAG
- a CDS encoding 16S rRNA (uracil(1498)-N(3))-methyltransferase has translation MHLFYTPDIAPSHPQYFLSEEESKHAIRVLRLEAGDEVQLIDGRGGFYNAVIHDAHPKRTILNITSVTPEFNKRNHFLHIAVAPTKNIERLEWFLEKATEIGIDEISLIITQRSERKEAKVDRLNKIITAAIKQSLKAYHPVLNDAVKFNQLLALPFDGQRFIAHCEPGDKLDLRKVINPQGRYLILIGPEGDFSPAEIELALESSFKPITLGEARLRTETAALEACFEVNFLNRL, from the coding sequence ATGCATCTTTTTTATACACCTGATATCGCCCCCTCGCACCCCCAATATTTTCTCAGTGAAGAAGAGAGCAAGCATGCTATACGTGTTTTGCGGCTGGAGGCAGGTGACGAAGTTCAACTGATTGACGGGCGTGGAGGGTTTTATAATGCGGTTATTCACGATGCACATCCTAAACGCACCATCCTCAATATCACATCCGTTACTCCGGAGTTTAACAAAAGGAACCATTTCCTGCACATAGCTGTAGCACCCACCAAAAATATCGAGCGCCTGGAATGGTTTTTAGAAAAAGCCACCGAAATTGGTATTGATGAAATATCGCTTATCATTACCCAGCGTTCTGAGCGTAAGGAAGCCAAAGTTGACAGGCTTAACAAGATTATTACCGCTGCTATCAAGCAATCGTTAAAAGCATACCATCCTGTACTAAATGATGCGGTTAAATTTAACCAGCTATTAGCTCTCCCTTTTGATGGACAAAGGTTTATTGCTCATTGTGAACCAGGCGATAAGCTCGATTTGCGTAAAGTAATAAACCCGCAGGGGCGTTATTTAATATTGATAGGACCTGAGGGTGATTTTAGCCCTGCCGAAATTGAGCTGGCTTTGGAAAGCAGCTTTAAACCGATAACTTTGGGTGAGGCCAGGTTGCGTACCGAAACCGCTGCCCTGGAGGCCTGCTTTGAGGTTAATTTTTTAAACCGGCTATGA
- a CDS encoding hemolysin family protein: MDPAHYEISTFYLIATVFLVLLNGFFVAAEFAMVRVRGSQIEIKAKSGSGVAKVARGILHNLDGYLAATQLGITIASLALGVVGEEVATNIVIRAFLAVGITLSPGFITASHILAFTFITVLHIVFGELAPKSIAIQKSVRTVLAISLPLRFFFVFFKPLIWVLNGFANFILGLLGINTLEGGEAHHSSEELQYLLEQGKESGALDSNEHELIQNVFDFNERVVKNIMVPRTKISGIDISSTRQELLDMIIDEGYSRMPVYDDVIDKIIGIVHAKDILPLLARDEEIVLKNIIRKPYFIPETKKINDLMAELQQKRIQIAIVLDEFGGTAGMVTLEDIVEELVGEIQDEYDEEKPIVEKVNEREFIVNALAPIYDVNEHLPHDLPEDGDFDTVSGWLGDIFGKIPDVGEQKESNGYNITVLRKSDQNIESVKLELLINEEDAVDLH; this comes from the coding sequence ATGGACCCCGCGCATTACGAAATAAGTACTTTTTATTTAATTGCAACCGTATTCCTGGTTTTGCTCAACGGTTTTTTTGTAGCCGCCGAGTTTGCCATGGTGAGAGTACGGGGTTCACAAATTGAAATTAAAGCAAAATCGGGTAGCGGAGTTGCCAAAGTTGCCCGCGGCATACTACACAATCTTGATGGATACCTGGCTGCTACGCAGCTGGGTATTACCATTGCTTCACTGGCTCTTGGTGTCGTGGGCGAAGAGGTTGCCACCAATATTGTCATCCGGGCATTTTTAGCTGTAGGGATAACACTTTCGCCCGGTTTTATTACAGCCAGCCACATCCTTGCCTTTACCTTTATTACGGTACTGCATATTGTATTTGGCGAGCTTGCCCCCAAATCAATAGCCATTCAAAAGTCGGTACGTACAGTGCTGGCCATTTCGCTGCCGCTACGGTTTTTCTTTGTGTTTTTTAAACCCTTGATTTGGGTACTGAACGGCTTTGCCAATTTTATTTTGGGACTTTTAGGTATAAATACTTTAGAGGGAGGTGAAGCACACCACAGTTCTGAAGAATTACAATACCTGCTTGAACAGGGAAAAGAATCGGGCGCATTGGATTCAAACGAACATGAGCTGATCCAGAACGTTTTTGATTTTAACGAACGTGTAGTTAAAAATATCATGGTGCCGCGTACCAAAATTTCGGGCATCGATATCAGTTCAACCAGGCAGGAATTGCTGGATATGATCATTGATGAGGGCTATTCTCGAATGCCTGTTTATGACGACGTTATAGATAAAATTATAGGCATTGTACACGCCAAAGATATTTTGCCGCTACTGGCACGCGACGAGGAAATTGTGTTGAAAAATATAATCCGCAAGCCGTACTTTATTCCCGAAACCAAAAAGATAAATGATTTGATGGCCGAGCTTCAGCAAAAACGTATCCAGATAGCCATTGTACTGGATGAGTTTGGCGGAACCGCAGGGATGGTTACCCTGGAAGATATTGTGGAAGAGCTGGTAGGTGAGATACAGGATGAGTACGATGAGGAAAAACCAATTGTAGAAAAAGTTAACGAGCGCGAGTTTATTGTAAATGCCCTTGCGCCCATATATGACGTAAACGAACACCTACCCCATGACTTGCCCGAAGATGGCGACTTTGATACGGTAAGCGGCTGGCTGGGCGACATATTCGGTAAAATTCCGGATGTTGGCGAGCAAAAGGAATCAAATGGCTATAATATTACGGTGCTGCGCAAATCAGATCAGAATATTGAATCTGTGAAACTGGAATTGCTGATAAATGAAGAAGATGCTGTAGATTTACATTAA
- a CDS encoding inorganic diphosphatase, with translation MSTQHPWHQVSPGDNIPEIVNAIIEIPKGSKAKYEIDKDSGLLKLDRVLFSSVMYPANYGFIPQTYCDDKDPLDILVLCSIDVFPMSIIEAKVVGVMHMVDNGEQDDKIIAVAKNDMSVNYINDLNELPPHAMTEIVRFFKDYKKLEGKNVTIEHLLGVRYAHKVINESLELYKSTFPVTQ, from the coding sequence CGATAACATTCCCGAAATTGTTAATGCTATAATCGAAATACCTAAAGGCTCAAAAGCCAAATATGAAATTGATAAGGATTCTGGTTTATTAAAATTAGATCGCGTGTTGTTTTCATCAGTGATGTATCCTGCTAATTACGGCTTTATACCGCAAACCTATTGTGATGATAAAGACCCGTTGGATATATTGGTGCTCTGTTCAATCGATGTGTTTCCTATGTCAATAATTGAGGCAAAGGTAGTAGGGGTAATGCACATGGTTGATAATGGCGAGCAGGACGATAAAATTATCGCTGTTGCAAAAAACGATATGTCGGTTAACTATATTAACGACCTGAATGAATTGCCGCCACACGCCATGACTGAGATTGTACGTTTTTTTAAAGATTACAAAAAACTGGAAGGCAAAAACGTAACTATCGAGCATTTATTAGGTGTTCGTTATGCGCATAAAGTAATAAATGAGAGTTTGGAATTGTATAAGTCTACTTTTCCGGTAACCCAATAA